One Nocardia huaxiensis genomic window, GGGGCCACCAGATTGCACCGGATTCCGTATTCGGCGACCTCGAGGCCGAGACACTTGGTGAACATTTCCGCGGCGGCCTTGGAGGCGGCGTACGCGGACATCTGGACGCGTGGGGTGGCGGCGGCATTGGAGACGATCGTGACCAGTGCGCCGCTTCCGCGCGGCGCCATGCGATTCACCACGGCCCGGGAGGTGTTGAACACGCCGGTGGCATTCACCGCGAAGGTCGTGGACCAGTCGGTGTCGGTGAGCTGCCGCGCAGCGCCGAGGCGCAGCACACCCGCGGCATTGACGAGGAAATCGATGGGGCCCAGCCGATTCTCGGTGGCTTCTACCATGTTCTCGACGGCGTCGGCGTCGGCGACGTCGCATGCGAAGGGCAGGACCTCCGGTGCGCCGGGCGCCGAATCCGGTTCCGCCGAGTGCAGATCCACGGCCGCGACCCGCACGCCCCGCGCGCCGAGCGATCGGACGACGGCGCCTCCTATGCCTCCCGCCGCGCCGGTAACGACGGCGACCTTGCCGCGCATCACAGCCCTCCGGTCCGGAGCTCGCGCGCTGCCTGATCGGCCAGTGCGCGTTTGTCGACCTTGCCGACGGGAGTGCGCGGCAGCCGATCCGCCACCAGCAGGATGTCCGGGTGCTTGTACGCGGCGACGCCGGATGTGCGGAGGTGGGACAGCACGTCCCGCAGGCTCGGGGCCGCGCCGTCCGCCACGACGACCGCGCAAATCCGTTCGCCGAGACGGTCGTCGGCGATGGGGACCACCGCGACATCGCGAATCAGCCCGTGCGAGAGCAGATGTCGCTCGAGCTCGGGTGCCGAGATCTTCTCGCCGCCCCGATTGATCTGGTCCTTGATCCGGCCCATCACCACGAGGTGCCCGCTGTCGGTCACCCGGACCAGATCGCCGGTGCGGTAGAAGCCGTCGGTGGTGAACGCGGAGCGATTGTGCTCGGGCGCGCGATAGTATCCGCGAATCGTGTACGGCCCCCGGACATGGAGTTCTCCGACCGAGCCCGCGGGAACCGGGACACCGTCGGCATCCAGCACCCGGATCTCGTCGGCGGGTGACATGGGCCGGCCCTGGGTGGTGTGGCGTACCTCCTCGGTATCGCTGGAACGGGTGTAGCAGATCAGGCCCTCGGCCATCCCGAAGACCTGCTGGATCGGACAGCGGAGCCGGCGCGAAATGCGGAGTGCTGCTTCAGGATCCAGGCGGGCCCCGCCGATCTGCAGCATTGCCAGCGAGGACAGGTCGGCGGATGTCGTCGTCGCGTGTGCGGCCCACAGCTCGGCCACGGCGGGCACGGCCGAGGTCACTGTGACGCCTTCCCGTTCGATCAGCGCGAAGACGGTGGCCGGGCTGGGGTCGGGTGCGAGGACCACCGTCCCGCCCGTGCTCAGCGCACCGAGCACGCCCGGACTCGCGAGCGGGAAGTTGTGCACCATCGGCAGTGCCGCCAGATACACACTGCCCGAATCGAATTCACACACCTGCGCACTGCCCCGGAAGGTGCAGGAGTAGTCGTCGTGGGTGCGGGGAATGAGTTTCGGCACCCCGGTGGTACCGCCCGACAGCAGGAACAGGGCGATCGTGCCGGGGTCGACCACGGGCAGGTCCGCCGGCTCCGCGTCCACGGCATCGAAGGAGTGGAACTCCGCTGGATCTCCGACCACGATCACCGTTCGCAGACTCGGCACTTCGACACCGACCTGCCGGGCCAGGGGACGGTAGTCGAAGCCCTGGTGCCGATCCACGATGAAGTACGCGCGGGCCTCCGTGTGCCGGGCGAAGTAGGTGATCTCGGCCTGCCGGTGACTCGCCATCGCGAAGACCGGGCGGACACCGATCCGGAACAGGGCCAGCATGAGCACGACGAGTTCGCTGCGATTGGGCAGCTGTACGACGACATTGTCGCCGGGGCGCAGCCCGGTACGCAGCAGCCCGGCGGCCAGGCGCTCGGTCCGGGAAGCCAACTCGCCGTAGGTGATCCGGCGTTGCGGATCGACAACCGCGACCGCCGCGGGATCCCCCGCCGCGATGACCCGGTACAGCGGCTCCCCGAGCCAGTAGCCGCTGTCTCGATAGGCCGCCGCCGTCTCGGCGGGCCAGGGGACCCACTCGGCGGCCCGCTCATCCGACCGGACATCCTTCGAATCGAGATCACTCGTCATACCCGTACCCCGTGCCCTCGCTGTGTGTAGTGGTCGTGCCCGCGCCGGATCAGGCGCGCCGGAAACGGCCTATCCAGGCCGGAATGTCGAACGG contains:
- a CDS encoding (2,3-dihydroxybenzoyl)adenylate synthase is translated as MTSDLDSKDVRSDERAAEWVPWPAETAAAYRDSGYWLGEPLYRVIAAGDPAAVAVVDPQRRITYGELASRTERLAAGLLRTGLRPGDNVVVQLPNRSELVVLMLALFRIGVRPVFAMASHRQAEITYFARHTEARAYFIVDRHQGFDYRPLARQVGVEVPSLRTVIVVGDPAEFHSFDAVDAEPADLPVVDPGTIALFLLSGGTTGVPKLIPRTHDDYSCTFRGSAQVCEFDSGSVYLAALPMVHNFPLASPGVLGALSTGGTVVLAPDPSPATVFALIEREGVTVTSAVPAVAELWAAHATTTSADLSSLAMLQIGGARLDPEAALRISRRLRCPIQQVFGMAEGLICYTRSSDTEEVRHTTQGRPMSPADEIRVLDADGVPVPAGSVGELHVRGPYTIRGYYRAPEHNRSAFTTDGFYRTGDLVRVTDSGHLVVMGRIKDQINRGGEKISAPELERHLLSHGLIRDVAVVPIADDRLGERICAVVVADGAAPSLRDVLSHLRTSGVAAYKHPDILLVADRLPRTPVGKVDKRALADQAARELRTGGL
- a CDS encoding 2,3-dihydro-2,3-dihydroxybenzoate dehydrogenase → MRGKVAVVTGAAGGIGGAVVRSLGARGVRVAAVDLHSAEPDSAPGAPEVLPFACDVADADAVENMVEATENRLGPIDFLVNAAGVLRLGAARQLTDTDWSTTFAVNATGVFNTSRAVVNRMAPRGSGALVTIVSNAAATPRVQMSAYAASKAAAEMFTKCLGLEVAEYGIRCNLVAPGSTDTPMLTSMWADETGRIGTIDGVPGAYRVGIPLRKLAAPEDIADAALFLLSDRAAHITMHRLTVDGGATLGV